One stretch of Lucilia cuprina isolate Lc7/37 chromosome 6, ASM2204524v1, whole genome shotgun sequence DNA includes these proteins:
- the LOC111681923 gene encoding glutathione S-transferase 1 — translation MTKPILYMATLSPPSRAVMLTAKEIGLELEYKPINLLKGEHLTPEFIKMNPQHTIPTLVDGDATLYDSHAICSYLIEKYAKDDKLYPKDLLKRAQVDARLHFDSGHLFARLRFLYEPILYFGSTDCSIDKIAYIQKCWEIMEQFLKEHPYVCGDDMTIADFCCVATITSVNEVAPIDEFKFPNLRAWLKRMSELPYYKDTNEEGAEELKRIFKEKLAENRGAK, via the exons atgACTAAACCCATTTTATATATGGCCACTTTGAGTCCACCCTCAAGAGCAGTTATGCTTACAGCCAAAGAGATTGGTTTGGAATTGGAATACAA aCCCATCAATCTACTCAAGGGTGAACATTTAACACCGGAATTCATAAAAATGAATCCCCAACATACCATACCCACTTTGGTGGATGGTGATGCCACTCTCTACGACTCCCATGCCATTTGTTCGTATTTGATAGAGAAATATGCTAAAGATGATAAATTATATCCCAAGGATCTCTTAAAACGTGCTCAAGTAGATGCTCGTCTTCACTTTGATTCTGGTCATTTATTTGCTCGTCTACGTTTCCTCTACGAACCTATACTCTATTTTGGTTCAACCGATTGTTCCATAGATAAAATTGCCTACATACAAAAATGTTGGGAAATTATGGAACAATTCCTAAAAGAACATCCTTATGTGTGTGGTGATGATATGACTATAGCTGATTTTTGTTGTGTAGCTACTATAACTTCGGTTAATGAGGTGGCTCCCATAGATGAGTTTAAATTTCCCAATTTAAGAGCTTGGCTAAAACGTATGTCTGAATTGCCCTACTATAAGGATACCAATGAAGAAGGTGCCGAAGAGTTGAAGagaattttcaaagaaaaattggCTGAAAATCGTGGAGCCAAGTAG